Proteins found in one Flexistipes sp. genomic segment:
- a CDS encoding OmpA family protein, with protein MDAAIIHKQVDDYIYKGTTFLKSNQYVIAERVESQGSDIQNPFALMKAEVTPQKRGTEKAKKHGTDKDLSKNEAVKADNKTLADEQKNLLATVYFAFDEYNISPEGYEKLKGIVLKYKDKNKPTLKITGYTDCVGSKEYNNMLALKRAMTVAGYFKTKGFDTTVEGKGDCCFKRTEGLSRRAEVEILTKKAVEDAVREVKSE; from the coding sequence ATGGATGCTGCGATAATTCATAAGCAGGTAGATGATTATATATATAAAGGCACAACCTTCTTAAAAAGCAATCAATACGTAATCGCAGAGAGAGTGGAAAGTCAAGGCAGTGACATACAGAACCCTTTTGCTTTGATGAAAGCAGAGGTGACTCCTCAAAAAAGGGGAACAGAGAAAGCTAAGAAACATGGTACAGATAAAGATTTGTCTAAAAACGAAGCTGTGAAAGCGGATAATAAAACTTTGGCTGATGAACAGAAAAATTTACTGGCAACCGTCTATTTCGCTTTCGATGAGTATAACATATCTCCTGAAGGTTATGAAAAGCTCAAAGGAATTGTTCTAAAGTATAAGGATAAAAATAAACCGACCTTAAAAATAACCGGATATACGGACTGTGTAGGTTCGAAAGAATACAACAACATGCTTGCACTTAAAAGAGCGATGACAGTTGCCGGTTATTTCAAGACTAAAGGCTTTGACACAACCGTTGAAGGCAAGGGGGACTGTTGTTTCAAGCGGACAGAGGGACTTTCAAGACGTGCTGAAGTTGAAATATTAACAAAAAAAGCAGTGGAAGACGCAGTGCGTGAGGTAAAGAGTGAGTGA
- a CDS encoding TraK domain-containing protein — protein sequence MKRIMLPVFLLFLFCLTVTTNLKAEVVKDIRELFGENRFIEVSLQEINHIKLPYQIKEVKTSKKMTLNIENKSLFVRLNKNEPAELFIILNDEEHSVINIILIPQSIPAQTVEIIDPTKKNEKIRRAEKSLPYEVVIRNMIISAKNSGNIDGYFKKDFSDENIYFSTDQLYLQKLKELKGYRYKLEIWQVTNISGDSLYLKERDFYTQGMRAISLDKHELSDNGTTKAYIVYPVTVEG from the coding sequence ATGAAGCGTATAATGTTACCGGTTTTTCTGCTTTTTTTATTTTGTTTGACAGTAACAACAAATCTTAAAGCTGAAGTAGTCAAAGATATTAGAGAGCTTTTCGGGGAGAACCGATTCATTGAGGTATCTTTGCAGGAAATAAATCATATTAAACTGCCCTATCAAATCAAAGAGGTAAAAACGTCTAAAAAAATGACTCTCAATATTGAGAACAAAAGCCTATTTGTAAGACTTAACAAAAATGAGCCGGCAGAGCTTTTTATTATACTAAATGATGAAGAACACAGCGTAATTAATATAATCCTCATTCCTCAGAGTATTCCAGCTCAAACAGTAGAAATAATTGATCCTACAAAAAAGAATGAAAAGATTAGAAGAGCTGAGAAATCGCTTCCGTATGAAGTTGTCATCCGAAATATGATTATATCTGCTAAAAACAGCGGGAATATTGACGGTTACTTTAAGAAAGATTTTTCAGATGAGAATATTTATTTCAGTACAGATCAGCTTTATCTGCAAAAATTGAAAGAACTTAAAGGTTACAGATACAAGCTTGAGATATGGCAAGTGACAAACATCTCCGGGGATTCTCTATATTTAAAAGAACGTGATTTTTACACACAAGGGATGAGAGCAATCTCTTTAGATAAACATGAATTGTCCGATAACGGGACTACTAAAGCTTACATAGTATATCCAGTTACGGTGGAGGGCTAA
- a CDS encoding TraE/TraK family type IV conjugative transfer system protein: protein MAFVEKWKNVENKAKKYSHFTIILAVLNVFLMILTAYSFTHQKVVIQLPPTRLTESIVYSSNEVSRSLFEMWGKYIVATVGNYSSENIDDNTYILLSMTHPENIKDIKPELVELEKHVKENRVRQAFYPEWEDMKLQIKGNYAQMIIPGEAFREVGTNINEYDVKYTIRMAVINGHMYLTYLSKEVDKR from the coding sequence ATGGCATTTGTAGAAAAATGGAAAAACGTAGAAAATAAAGCCAAAAAGTATTCACATTTCACTATAATATTGGCGGTATTAAATGTGTTTTTGATGATTTTGACTGCCTATTCTTTCACTCACCAAAAAGTAGTTATCCAGCTTCCGCCTACGAGACTTACCGAGTCCATAGTTTATTCATCGAACGAGGTTAGCAGAAGTCTTTTTGAGATGTGGGGCAAGTATATAGTAGCGACAGTCGGGAATTACTCGTCTGAGAATATAGATGATAATACATACATCCTTCTTAGCATGACACACCCGGAGAATATAAAAGATATCAAGCCCGAATTAGTGGAACTTGAAAAGCATGTGAAAGAAAACAGGGTTAGGCAGGCTTTTTATCCTGAATGGGAAGATATGAAACTTCAGATTAAAGGAAATTATGCTCAAATGATTATTCCTGGCGAAGCTTTCAGAGAAGTGGGGACAAACATAAATGAATATGACGTTAAGTACACCATAAGAATGGCTGTTATAAACGGCCATATGTATCTGACATATTTAAGCAAGGAGGTTGATAAAAGATGA
- a CDS encoding ParB/RepB/Spo0J family partition protein — translation MQLIEIEKLSEHKENKDYFDDIIGVEFEELKDSIAELGIIDPLTVKETGKNKYTIISGNQRFRAAKELGLKELPCIVKKFRNKEEEYLCMVDANIRRRQLTTSQKAKALYMLYKKTSGKNKKEKVKKISRVSEYGQNNTASLISIEEKMIPELKPIIDKGNVSIKKAGSIASASPEIQYFIYEQLKDVAAEDVKDELKRLYEEKDALSKKAKKAEKKYYDLKNEMARLTVRGNSPLSESDAGLKDIALDIAKINASILDLVKKCKQYNMSLKELKMADYKEVECNLFDNYYPPAAPLFRLIDKEDLQEFIENSKDAEKVEEMYKEQVLNFLE, via the coding sequence GTGCAATTGATAGAAATTGAAAAGCTGTCGGAGCACAAAGAAAACAAAGACTATTTTGATGATATAATAGGGGTAGAATTTGAAGAGTTGAAAGATAGTATCGCAGAACTGGGAATCATCGATCCATTAACTGTGAAAGAAACCGGAAAAAATAAATATACAATAATTTCCGGCAACCAGCGGTTCAGAGCTGCAAAAGAACTTGGCTTAAAAGAACTGCCATGCATTGTAAAAAAGTTTAGAAATAAAGAAGAAGAATATCTTTGCATGGTGGACGCCAATATCCGCAGAAGGCAATTAACTACATCCCAAAAGGCGAAAGCTTTATATATGCTCTATAAAAAAACTTCCGGTAAAAATAAAAAAGAGAAAGTAAAAAAGATAAGCAGGGTGTCTGAGTATGGGCAAAATAATACAGCCTCTCTTATCAGTATCGAGGAAAAAATGATTCCGGAATTAAAACCAATAATCGATAAGGGTAATGTAAGCATCAAGAAAGCAGGCAGTATTGCCAGTGCTTCACCAGAGATACAATATTTTATTTATGAACAACTGAAAGATGTAGCTGCAGAAGATGTGAAAGACGAACTCAAAAGGTTATACGAGGAAAAAGATGCATTATCTAAAAAAGCAAAAAAGGCAGAAAAGAAATATTATGATCTGAAAAACGAAATGGCAAGATTAACTGTAAGAGGTAATTCACCCCTGTCAGAAAGTGACGCCGGCTTAAAAGATATTGCCCTGGACATTGCCAAAATAAATGCATCGATACTTGATCTTGTAAAAAAGTGCAAACAGTACAATATGTCATTAAAAGAATTGAAAATGGCTGATTATAAAGAAGTGGAGTGCAATCTGTTTGATAATTATTATCCTCCTGCAGCTCCTTTATTTCGATTAATTGATAAGGAAGATTTGCAGGAATTTATAGAAAACTCTAAAGATGCGGAAAAAGTAGAAGAAATGTATAAAGAGCAAGTTTTAAATTTTCTGGAGTAA
- a CDS encoding TrbC/VirB2 family protein, whose amino-acid sequence MRIKKFKMQYLSTMHNPEILKLGLFVCVAVIAVSTNAMAADPFEQTYNTLGDWISGNLGLLMALVTFIIAAGISIATKSLSALGWGIVLAFVIGGLGGIATSFFDLGQAAFGTS is encoded by the coding sequence ATGAGAATTAAGAAATTTAAGATGCAGTACCTTAGTACCATGCACAATCCTGAAATTTTGAAATTAGGATTGTTTGTATGTGTAGCAGTAATTGCAGTTTCCACAAACGCAATGGCAGCCGATCCCTTCGAACAGACTTACAATACTCTTGGAGATTGGATCTCCGGTAATCTCGGTCTTTTGATGGCACTGGTAACTTTTATTATTGCTGCAGGTATTTCCATTGCAACAAAAAGTTTGTCTGCACTCGGCTGGGGAATCGTACTTGCTTTTGTAATCGGTGGTCTTGGCGGTATAGCAACAAGTTTCTTTGATCTTGGACAAGCAGCTTTTGGAACAAGCTAA
- a CDS encoding lytic transglycosylase domain-containing protein, translated as MRLIVLVFLLLFANIAHAEARKSEPSLSSKIDSCISDAAYKYNIAPEIIRAIIETESNGNPFAINVSGKSYYPESPEKALKIINKNKSESFDVGIMQINKWWFDRFNYDYSYGLDPCFNVHLGSWILAYEISRHGYNWEAIGRYHSHTEKYKRKYINKITGLLASKTK; from the coding sequence ATGAGATTAATTGTATTGGTATTTCTTCTGCTTTTTGCAAACATAGCCCATGCGGAAGCAAGGAAGTCAGAGCCTTCTTTAAGTAGTAAAATTGATTCCTGCATATCCGATGCGGCTTACAAATATAACATAGCTCCTGAAATAATCAGGGCGATAATAGAGACTGAGAGTAACGGTAATCCTTTCGCAATAAATGTATCCGGTAAAAGTTACTATCCTGAAAGCCCTGAGAAAGCTCTTAAAATCATTAACAAAAATAAGTCAGAGAGCTTTGATGTAGGGATTATGCAGATTAATAAATGGTGGTTTGACAGGTTTAATTACGATTATTCTTACGGACTCGACCCCTGTTTCAACGTACATCTGGGAAGTTGGATTTTGGCTTATGAGATCAGCCGTCACGGATACAATTGGGAAGCAATCGGGCGTTATCACTCACATACTGAAAAATATAAAAGAAAATATATAAATAAGATTACCGGTTTGTTGGCAAGCAAAACCAAGTGA
- a CDS encoding helix-turn-helix domain-containing protein: MSDIKTNEYKSIIGSNLRFWRNIRGLKQEYIGKKIGLNRSYISKIENGEANPSLEYLSKIAQLLNVDIEDIVAPQPHRELVLEVFEDKSIDPPVTDDELKDLLSLRFRSKEPNLNFFYFMLELLRGGKTFFSEKEGSKR, encoded by the coding sequence ATGTCTGATATCAAGACCAATGAGTACAAATCAATTATTGGAAGTAATCTTAGGTTCTGGAGGAATATTCGAGGTTTGAAACAAGAGTATATCGGGAAAAAAATAGGTTTAAACAGATCGTACATATCAAAAATTGAAAATGGTGAAGCTAACCCCTCTTTGGAATATTTAAGCAAAATTGCTCAGTTATTAAATGTCGATATTGAAGATATTGTCGCACCACAGCCACACAGAGAGTTAGTTTTAGAAGTTTTTGAAGATAAATCCATTGATCCACCTGTAACAGATGATGAGCTCAAAGATTTGCTCTCCTTAAGGTTTAGAAGCAAAGAGCCAAATCTAAACTTTTTTTATTTTATGTTAGAGTTACTTAGAGGTGGCAAGACCTTTTTTAGTGAAAAAGAAGGTAGTAAACGGTAA
- the traL gene encoding type IV conjugative transfer system protein TraL yields MQDNRNYQIPKDLDQLPVVLFWEIDEFGILVASMFIGLIIRHAIITVGLAFILVMYYRRLKKTKHKGFIMHFLYKIGVMTPNNIPPYHVREFTD; encoded by the coding sequence ATGCAAGACAATAGAAATTACCAAATACCTAAAGATTTAGATCAATTACCGGTCGTTCTTTTTTGGGAAATTGATGAATTTGGCATCTTAGTTGCAAGCATGTTCATCGGATTGATTATAAGGCATGCAATTATAACGGTAGGTTTAGCTTTTATTTTAGTCATGTACTACCGCCGTCTTAAAAAAACAAAACACAAAGGCTTTATTATGCACTTTTTATATAAGATAGGCGTAATGACGCCAAACAATATTCCACCATACCATGTAAGAGAATTCACTGATTAG
- a CDS encoding helix-turn-helix domain-containing protein, with protein MNIHELSKNVKQLRNAKRLSQQDLAEIAGISLPAIKNLENKKSEPRVATLQAIAKALGVKLHELFQPARELTTVRFRSAKRMQNRENILSYIARRIDDFNYLEKTLSKKKQFSLNSIRNEYSQISPVEAAQLCRKKLGLKDTEPIHDICGLLEDAGVKVFPIPLSSDSFFGLSIGEDDGGPAVVVNVWDRISVERWIFSAAHEVGHLILHPDAYDVNLVKDDEKEEKEANMFASHFLMPDKGFLKEWKEALGLHFVDRVLKIKRIFRVSYKAILSRLIEHGKADNSIWKKFNFAFQKRYNRKLPFKEEPESISGAEPFGMQRFDFYEDRFSRLVREAVENDKISLSRGAEMLEVSIEEMQEILKD; from the coding sequence ATGAATATACATGAACTCTCTAAAAATGTTAAACAACTGAGGAATGCCAAACGGTTGAGTCAGCAGGATTTAGCTGAGATAGCCGGTATTTCTTTACCGGCGATCAAAAACCTTGAAAATAAAAAAAGTGAGCCAAGAGTAGCTACTTTACAGGCAATAGCCAAGGCTCTTGGAGTAAAACTTCACGAGCTTTTCCAGCCTGCGAGGGAGCTAACTACTGTCAGATTTCGTTCAGCAAAACGTATGCAAAATCGTGAAAATATTCTTTCCTATATTGCAAGGCGAATTGACGACTTCAATTACTTGGAAAAAACTTTAAGTAAAAAGAAACAGTTTTCACTTAACTCCATAAGAAATGAATATTCACAAATCTCTCCTGTTGAAGCTGCACAACTTTGCAGAAAGAAACTGGGACTTAAAGATACTGAACCAATCCATGATATCTGCGGCTTACTGGAGGATGCAGGCGTAAAAGTCTTCCCTATTCCATTGTCATCAGATAGTTTTTTTGGTCTCTCGATTGGTGAGGATGATGGTGGTCCTGCTGTCGTGGTTAACGTATGGGATAGGATTTCTGTAGAAAGATGGATTTTTAGTGCCGCGCATGAAGTTGGTCACCTTATACTGCATCCTGATGCATATGACGTTAATTTGGTAAAAGATGATGAGAAAGAGGAAAAAGAAGCCAATATGTTTGCCAGCCATTTTCTTATGCCGGATAAAGGGTTTTTGAAAGAATGGAAAGAGGCTTTAGGTTTACACTTTGTGGACCGGGTTTTAAAAATCAAGCGTATTTTTCGTGTTAGTTATAAAGCTATTCTTTCAAGACTTATAGAGCATGGAAAAGCTGATAATTCTATATGGAAAAAATTTAATTTTGCTTTTCAGAAACGTTATAACCGCAAACTCCCTTTTAAAGAAGAACCGGAAAGTATATCAGGTGCCGAACCCTTTGGTATGCAACGATTTGACTTTTATGAGGATCGTTTCAGCCGCCTTGTGAGAGAGGCTGTGGAAAATGACAAAATATCTCTCAGCAGGGGAGCTGAAATGCTTGAAGTCAGTATTGAAGAAATGCAGGAAATTTTGAAAGACTAA